A genomic window from Aquitalea aquatilis includes:
- the dacB gene encoding D-alanyl-D-alanine carboxypeptidase/D-alanyl-D-alanine endopeptidase: MKSVIHAFALILLTSTAGAATLDLHGLKPDEVAIWAAPVEGGTELASLRADAAVNPASTMKLVTSWTALNRLKPGYHWTTRLVSAAPLENGVLKGDLVWVGAGDPRFSTANLQELLRGLRQRGVQRIDGRLLLDKSAFSSIGTAENFGGDEGKSFTVEPDTHLTGLKVAWLRFFNDANGARVVLDPPLADVSVQAKLSSAGGSASCPDVRQWVQIRQQAGQIEVSGKLPAACDGSQAYVNVLEHNDFAAQSFAALWAELGGSGPQSVAIAPAPAGARTLAQFQSEPLTVALADINKYSNNTMARTVYLTLGREEGGSDTPAAAQRAVRRLLAEQHISDEALVLENGCGLSRRERVSARLLGQVLLNAARGPYGGELLASLPLASEDGTLKRRFASIGPRLRMKTGTLKDVKALAGYWQAADGRRLAIVAIINSPRALAMGPALDGIVADLIHRFDRSAPDSSQLPAAEAIMQP, from the coding sequence ATGAAGTCAGTCATACACGCATTCGCCCTGATCTTGCTCACCAGTACGGCGGGTGCCGCCACGCTGGACCTGCACGGGCTGAAGCCGGATGAAGTCGCCATCTGGGCGGCACCGGTCGAGGGCGGTACCGAACTGGCCAGCCTGCGCGCCGATGCGGCGGTTAATCCAGCCTCCACCATGAAGTTAGTGACCAGCTGGACCGCACTCAACCGCCTCAAGCCCGGCTACCACTGGACTACGCGGCTGGTGTCGGCGGCTCCGCTGGAAAACGGCGTATTGAAGGGCGACCTGGTCTGGGTGGGGGCGGGCGATCCACGCTTTAGTACCGCCAATCTGCAAGAGCTGCTGCGTGGCCTGCGCCAGCGTGGCGTGCAGCGTATCGATGGCCGGCTGCTGCTGGACAAGAGCGCTTTCAGCAGCATAGGCACGGCGGAAAATTTCGGTGGTGACGAGGGCAAGTCGTTTACGGTTGAGCCGGATACCCATCTCACCGGCCTGAAAGTGGCCTGGTTGCGTTTTTTCAATGACGCCAATGGCGCACGGGTGGTGCTGGACCCGCCGCTGGCCGATGTCAGTGTGCAGGCCAAGTTGAGCAGTGCCGGTGGCAGCGCCAGTTGCCCGGACGTCAGGCAATGGGTGCAAATCCGCCAGCAAGCCGGGCAGATCGAGGTCAGCGGCAAGCTGCCGGCTGCCTGCGATGGCAGTCAGGCCTATGTGAATGTGCTGGAGCACAATGACTTTGCCGCCCAGTCGTTTGCCGCGCTGTGGGCCGAGCTTGGGGGCAGCGGCCCGCAGAGCGTGGCGATTGCACCGGCACCGGCAGGGGCGCGCACACTGGCGCAATTCCAGTCCGAGCCGCTGACCGTGGCGCTGGCCGATATCAACAAATACAGCAACAACACCATGGCACGCACCGTCTATCTGACACTGGGGCGGGAAGAAGGGGGGAGCGATACCCCGGCCGCCGCCCAGCGCGCGGTACGCCGCTTGCTGGCCGAGCAGCATATTTCCGACGAAGCGCTGGTGCTGGAAAACGGCTGCGGCCTGTCGCGGCGCGAGCGGGTGTCGGCCCGTTTGCTCGGCCAGGTACTGCTGAATGCCGCGCGTGGCCCCTATGGTGGCGAGCTGCTGGCCAGTCTGCCGCTGGCCAGCGAGGACGGCACGCTCAAACGGCGCTTTGCCAGCATCGGCCCGCGGCTGCGCATGAAAACCGGCACGCTGAAGGACGTCAAGGCGCTGGCCGGTTACTGGCAGGCTGCCGACGGGCGACGGCTGGCCATCGTGGCCATCATCAACAGCCCGCGTGCGCTGGCGATGGGGCCGGCACTGGACGGCATCGTGGCGGATCTGATCCACCGCTTCGACCGCAGCGCACCGGATAGCAGCCAGCTGCCAGCCGCAGAAGCTATAATGCAGCCCTGA
- the grxC gene encoding glutaredoxin 3, with protein sequence MKHVTMYTTAVCPYCIRAKQVLASKGVTGIEEIRIDLDDAARDHMMSSTGRRTVPQIFIGDTHVGGCDDLVALNQAGKLDVLLAD encoded by the coding sequence ATGAAACACGTCACCATGTATACCACCGCAGTCTGCCCCTACTGCATCCGCGCCAAGCAAGTGCTGGCCAGCAAGGGCGTGACCGGCATTGAAGAAATCCGCATTGATCTGGACGATGCGGCACGCGATCACATGATGAGCAGCACCGGCCGGCGCACCGTGCCACAAATCTTCATCGGCGACACCCATGTCGGCGGCTGCGACGATCTGGTGGCTCTGAACCAGGCCGGCAAGCTGGACGTGCTGCTGGCTGATTGA
- the secB gene encoding protein-export chaperone SecB, with amino-acid sequence MSEQQELQPVFSIEKIYVKDLSLEVPNAPQVYLEAAQPEIDMQLASEGKQIDDGFYEVALTVTVTAKLPEKTMFLCEVTEAGIFRIENVPVEDIEPILGVACPNILFPYARETVSNLVNRAGFPPVLLSPINFEALYMQQRAQQAEAGNA; translated from the coding sequence ATGAGCGAGCAACAAGAGCTGCAACCGGTATTCTCCATCGAAAAAATCTACGTAAAAGATCTGTCCCTGGAAGTGCCGAATGCACCGCAGGTCTATCTGGAAGCGGCCCAGCCGGAAATCGACATGCAGCTGGCCAGCGAAGGCAAGCAGATTGATGACGGCTTCTATGAAGTGGCGCTGACCGTGACCGTGACCGCCAAGCTGCCGGAAAAAACCATGTTCCTGTGCGAAGTGACCGAAGCCGGTATCTTCCGCATCGAAAACGTGCCGGTCGAAGACATCGAACCCATTCTTGGCGTGGCCTGCCCGAACATCCTGTTCCCCTATGCCCGTGAGACTGTTTCCAATCTGGTGAACCGCGCTGGCTTCCCGCCGGTACTGCTGTCGCCGATCAACTTCGAAGCGCTGTACATGCAGCAGCGCGCCCAGCAAGCCGAAGCCGGCAACGCCTGA
- a CDS encoding SH3 domain-containing protein: MLRRLVAAAAVLAGLYALPAQALEFRSVKETGVALYEAPTLSAKKLFVVSRYYPVEVLSSQKEWSRVRDATGGIAWIPLAALSGQRWLLVTADQTVVRATASADGQPVFSVARDGVLQWQEAPKDGWVKVKHRDGSSGFARITDLWGL; encoded by the coding sequence ATGCTGCGCCGCCTCGTCGCCGCTGCTGCCGTGCTGGCCGGGCTGTATGCCCTGCCGGCGCAGGCGCTGGAATTCCGTTCGGTCAAGGAAACCGGTGTGGCGCTGTACGAGGCGCCCACATTGAGTGCCAAAAAGCTGTTCGTGGTCAGCCGCTATTATCCGGTGGAAGTGTTGTCCAGCCAGAAAGAGTGGTCGCGCGTGCGTGACGCCACTGGCGGCATCGCCTGGATTCCGCTGGCGGCACTGTCCGGCCAGCGCTGGTTGCTGGTGACGGCCGACCAGACCGTGGTGCGCGCCACGGCCTCTGCCGATGGCCAACCCGTGTTCAGCGTGGCCCGCGATGGCGTGCTGCAATGGCAGGAAGCGCCCAAGGATGGCTGGGTCAAGGTCAAGCACCGCGACGGCAGCAGCGGCTTTGCCCGCATCACCGATCTGTGGGGCCTGTAA
- a CDS encoding NAD(P)H-dependent glycerol-3-phosphate dehydrogenase, with translation MKLAILGSGAWGSALALAFARHHDVSLWGRDAAQMSDMAAERVNRRYLPDCPFPDSITLTAELPRAIHGAELILIVTPIVGLRPTLRALTALSSALPPILWACKGFETGSSLLPHQVVAEELPTDHPCGVLSGPSFAREVAEGLPAAVTIAADDGEFARRIARELHSPLLRLYANDDLVGVEVGGAVKNVMAIATGVADGLGFGMNARAALITRGLAEITRLASALGASQQTMMGLSGMGDLILTCTGALSRNRQVGLKLAEGKSLEIILAELGHVAEGVSTAREVLTMAERLEVEMPITAAVCGLLYQGNDPHRVVEGLLSRAPKSEGGGALD, from the coding sequence ATGAAACTGGCCATTCTGGGGAGTGGGGCATGGGGTAGCGCATTGGCGCTAGCTTTTGCCCGTCATCATGATGTCAGCCTGTGGGGGCGCGATGCCGCCCAGATGTCCGACATGGCGGCCGAGCGTGTCAACCGCCGCTATCTGCCGGACTGTCCCTTTCCCGACAGCATCACGCTGACCGCGGAATTGCCACGTGCCATCCACGGCGCCGAGCTGATCCTTATCGTCACCCCCATCGTTGGCCTGCGGCCTACCTTGCGGGCGTTGACGGCACTGTCTTCCGCGCTGCCGCCCATCCTGTGGGCGTGCAAGGGCTTCGAAACCGGTTCCAGCCTGCTGCCGCATCAGGTGGTGGCCGAAGAGTTGCCGACTGATCACCCCTGTGGCGTATTGTCCGGCCCCAGTTTCGCCCGCGAAGTGGCAGAAGGCCTGCCGGCTGCAGTAACCATCGCCGCGGATGACGGCGAGTTTGCCCGGCGTATTGCGCGTGAGCTGCACAGCCCGCTGCTGCGGCTGTATGCCAATGATGATCTGGTGGGTGTTGAAGTGGGTGGCGCGGTCAAGAATGTGATGGCCATTGCCACAGGCGTAGCCGATGGGCTGGGTTTTGGCATGAATGCCCGCGCCGCGCTCATTACCCGTGGTCTGGCGGAAATCACCCGTCTGGCCAGTGCGCTGGGTGCCAGCCAGCAGACCATGATGGGCTTGTCCGGCATGGGCGATCTCATTCTCACCTGCACCGGCGCGCTGTCGCGCAATCGTCAGGTGGGACTGAAGCTGGCCGAAGGCAAATCGCTGGAGATCATTCTGGCCGAGCTGGGCCATGTGGCTGAAGGCGTGAGCACCGCTCGCGAAGTGCTGACCATGGCGGAAAGACTGGAAGTGGAAATGCCGATTACCGCGGCCGTGTGCGGCCTGCTGTATCAGGGCAATGATCCGCATCGGGTGGTGGAAGGGCTGCTGAGCCGCGCGCCCAAGTCCGAAGGTGGCGGTGCGCTGGATTGA
- a CDS encoding redoxin domain-containing protein: MHDFILQYGDEAIPVSGEFPLPDSYLPSFMLVDEHKRDIALEAFAGQPKVILTLLSLDEDEHGGLALLRDTRRFLENWPDLQLIVVCVDSPSSLLRSRHEHGLPGVTLLSTLRGRDFHKQYGVLASGYPLSGYTAPAILIADSDNVILYAERLCHSNGRFKQHDIAARLQLAEPPADHPDRTAGSDDSSSSA; the protein is encoded by the coding sequence ATGCACGATTTCATACTGCAGTATGGCGACGAGGCCATTCCGGTGAGCGGCGAGTTCCCGCTGCCGGACAGTTATCTGCCCAGCTTCATGCTGGTGGACGAACACAAACGCGATATTGCGCTGGAGGCTTTTGCCGGCCAGCCCAAGGTCATTCTGACCCTGCTGTCGCTGGATGAAGACGAACACGGTGGCCTGGCCCTGCTGCGGGATACCCGCCGCTTTCTCGAAAACTGGCCAGACCTGCAACTGATCGTGGTGTGTGTGGATTCGCCCTCTTCCCTGCTGCGCAGCCGGCACGAGCACGGCCTGCCTGGCGTCACCCTGCTCTCCACCCTGCGTGGTCGGGACTTTCACAAGCAATACGGGGTGCTGGCCAGCGGCTACCCACTCAGCGGCTATACCGCCCCGGCCATCCTGATTGCCGACAGCGACAATGTCATTCTGTACGCGGAGCGGTTGTGCCATAGCAACGGCCGTTTCAAGCAGCACGACATTGCCGCACGGCTGCAGCTGGCAGAGCCGCCCGCTGACCATCCTGACAGGACAGCAGGAAGCGACGACAGTAGCAGCTCAGCCTGA
- a CDS encoding DUF3426 domain-containing protein yields the protein MSYTTQCPSCQTRFKVNDKQLSAANGLVRCGRCSHVFNATEHFVSTDTPPVLTPPAAPQPVPATPPAAAVPRAQPPADPMDDFELELPDFDPQTAVSPATADDFDLEPAPALAPANTMQPPDSGSSREAEEFQRALAEALQTRKTSPTPSQNYAAELDEPEQAAPLPDVFGNKRRRGEQADDVPPPAAAASAELAETPAPPARPPHPYGDLGEADEESSEPHRRNPLLTTVMVLLAIIGSVLLAGQLVYFNRTRIAAEVPEARPALEAFCHIAGCNVPWPTDIAQIRTEWSELAFVPEHANLIQLSATLKNHAAFAQNYPMLEVSLKDADDQVLIRKVFSPKEYLKADDFKLQRFNANSEVKVTMRLDAGKVRAMGYSLYWFYP from the coding sequence ATGAGCTATACGACACAGTGCCCCAGTTGCCAGACCCGTTTCAAGGTTAACGACAAGCAGTTATCTGCCGCCAACGGACTCGTCCGCTGCGGGCGCTGTTCGCATGTATTCAACGCCACCGAGCATTTTGTCAGTACCGACACGCCGCCGGTACTGACACCGCCAGCCGCACCGCAGCCCGTGCCGGCCACGCCGCCCGCTGCCGCCGTGCCCCGCGCGCAGCCGCCTGCCGATCCGATGGACGATTTCGAGCTGGAACTGCCCGACTTCGACCCACAGACCGCAGTCAGCCCGGCCACTGCCGACGATTTCGATCTGGAGCCTGCCCCTGCGCTCGCCCCTGCCAATACCATGCAGCCGCCCGACAGCGGCAGCAGCCGCGAGGCCGAAGAGTTCCAGCGTGCGCTGGCCGAAGCCTTGCAAACCCGCAAAACCAGCCCGACGCCCAGCCAGAACTATGCGGCCGAGCTGGATGAGCCAGAGCAGGCTGCCCCCCTGCCCGACGTGTTTGGCAACAAACGCCGCCGTGGTGAGCAGGCCGACGATGTTCCGCCGCCCGCCGCCGCTGCCAGCGCCGAACTGGCTGAAACCCCGGCACCGCCAGCCCGCCCGCCCCATCCCTATGGCGATCTGGGTGAAGCCGACGAAGAAAGCAGCGAGCCGCACCGGCGCAATCCGCTGCTGACTACCGTCATGGTATTGCTGGCCATCATCGGCAGCGTACTGCTGGCCGGCCAGCTGGTTTACTTCAATCGCACCCGCATTGCCGCCGAAGTACCGGAAGCGCGTCCGGCACTGGAAGCCTTCTGCCATATTGCTGGCTGCAACGTGCCCTGGCCTACCGATATCGCCCAGATCCGCACCGAATGGTCGGAGCTGGCCTTCGTGCCGGAGCATGCCAACCTGATCCAGCTGTCCGCCACCCTGAAGAACCATGCCGCCTTTGCCCAGAACTACCCGATGCTGGAAGTTTCGCTGAAGGATGCCGACGATCAGGTGCTGATCCGCAAGGTGTTCTCGCCCAAGGAATACCTCAAGGCTGACGACTTCAAGCTGCAGCGCTTCAATGCCAACAGCGAGGTGAAAGTCACCATGCGGCTGGATGCCGGCAAGGTGCGCGCCATGGGATACAGCCTGTACTGGTTCTATCCCTGA
- the prmA gene encoding 50S ribosomal protein L11 methyltransferase produces MAWLQATIDTDSAVAERLADALMDAGALSTAIEDALAGTELEQPIFGEPGMPVDKLWNHSRIITLFAEDADVALLIAAACTACKLAMPAYKTERVEEQDWVRLTQSQFEPIRISDRLWITPTWHDAPSPDAINLQLDPGLAFGTGSHPTTRLCLQWLDAHIEGNESVLDYGCGSGILAIAALKLGAGSALGVDIDAQAVRSSRDNADQNNVTATFCLPDANPAAQYDVVLANILANPLRMLGQLLASHVKTGGRIVLSGILAEQADELSAIYAQWFTMDTPVFDEGWTRLTGTRRPSV; encoded by the coding sequence ATGGCTTGGCTACAAGCCACCATCGACACTGATTCGGCCGTGGCAGAACGCCTGGCCGATGCCCTGATGGACGCCGGCGCGCTGTCGACCGCCATTGAAGATGCGCTGGCCGGCACCGAGCTGGAACAGCCCATCTTCGGCGAACCCGGCATGCCGGTGGACAAGCTGTGGAATCACAGCCGCATCATCACCCTGTTTGCCGAAGATGCCGACGTCGCGCTGCTAATCGCCGCCGCCTGCACCGCCTGCAAGCTGGCCATGCCGGCGTACAAGACCGAACGCGTGGAAGAGCAGGACTGGGTACGCCTGACGCAATCCCAGTTCGAACCCATCCGCATCTCGGACCGCCTGTGGATCACCCCCACCTGGCACGATGCTCCGTCGCCGGACGCCATCAACCTGCAGCTGGACCCGGGCCTGGCTTTCGGCACCGGCAGCCATCCCACCACGCGGCTGTGCCTGCAGTGGCTGGATGCGCATATAGAGGGCAATGAAAGCGTACTGGATTACGGCTGCGGCTCCGGCATTCTGGCCATTGCCGCCCTCAAGCTGGGCGCAGGCTCGGCGCTGGGGGTGGATATCGATGCCCAGGCGGTGCGTTCCAGTCGCGACAATGCCGACCAGAACAACGTGACTGCCACCTTCTGCCTGCCGGATGCCAATCCGGCCGCGCAGTATGATGTCGTGCTGGCCAATATTCTGGCCAACCCGCTGCGCATGCTTGGCCAGCTGCTGGCAAGCCATGTAAAAACCGGTGGTAGAATCGTTCTTTCCGGTATTCTTGCCGAACAGGCTGATGAACTGTCTGCCATTTATGCGCAGTGGTTCACCATGGATACGCCCGTGTTCGACGAGGGTTGGACACGATTGACAGGAACCCGACGCCCAAGCGTATGA